Proteins from a single region of Desulfitibacter alkalitolerans DSM 16504:
- a CDS encoding STAS domain-containing protein, translated as MEVKVDKIKGAEIVTVSGKIDAYQSIKLKDALNDIIDRGSKKIIVNLHDVNFLDSTTLGILISALKKIKNKGGEICITRLQPNVEEIFELTRLNKIFTIFSSNEEAIDFLANIE; from the coding sequence ATGGAGGTTAAAGTAGACAAAATTAAAGGGGCGGAGATTGTAACAGTTTCCGGCAAGATTGATGCCTATCAGTCTATAAAGTTAAAGGATGCCTTAAATGATATAATAGATAGGGGATCAAAAAAGATTATTGTTAATCTTCATGATGTTAACTTTCTAGACAGCACTACATTAGGCATCCTTATTTCCGCCTTGAAAAAGATTAAAAATAAGGGGGGAGAAATCTGTATAACCAGACTTCAGCCTAATGTAGAGGAAATTTTTGAATTAACCCGCTTGAACAAGATTTTTACGATTTTTTCCAGCAACGAAGAGGCTATTGATTTTCTTGCAAATATTGAGTAA